From Pseudonocardia autotrophica, one genomic window encodes:
- a CDS encoding MCE family protein yields MITRTVRWQLVALAIVTIVGVGYAGFRYAGLDRIFGATTYPVTVQLAESGGIFSGANVTYRGVTVGRVGPLTLSDAGVDVQLDIDNGAPEIPADATAVVGNLSPIGEQFVDLQPVADGGELLAAGTVIPQERTRTPIEINTFLTELDQLVSTVPQDSLRTVVAELGQGFQDTAQPLQQLLDTSGEFTRAATDALPQTTALIRDARPVLTTQNEIAPQFREFAGGLREITEQLRESDPDLRRIIDDGPRTGEQLSALIRESGPGLGESVANLRTVAELLEPRQAGLRQILVTYPGLVAIAPKVVPGDGTAHLGLVVNLFDPPVCTRGYQGTANRGGLDVSETPVNEEARCAEPPGSPTSVRGMQNVPRPEPLAVQDYSGNSGHPSFGGGPVDRPRDVGPAPRPNAGSLGDDAVRRTSGPDLVSDAAQILLGG; encoded by the coding sequence GTGATCACCAGGACCGTCCGCTGGCAGCTGGTCGCGCTGGCGATCGTCACGATCGTCGGGGTCGGCTACGCCGGTTTCCGCTACGCCGGGCTGGACCGGATCTTCGGCGCGACGACCTACCCGGTCACCGTGCAGCTCGCGGAATCCGGCGGGATCTTCAGCGGCGCCAACGTCACCTACCGGGGCGTGACGGTCGGCCGGGTCGGCCCGCTGACGCTCTCCGACGCCGGTGTCGACGTCCAGCTCGACATCGACAACGGCGCGCCGGAGATCCCGGCCGACGCCACCGCCGTGGTCGGGAACCTCTCGCCGATCGGCGAGCAGTTCGTCGACCTGCAGCCGGTCGCGGACGGCGGCGAGCTCCTCGCCGCAGGCACCGTCATTCCGCAGGAGCGGACCCGCACCCCGATCGAGATCAACACCTTCCTCACCGAGCTGGACCAGCTCGTCTCCACCGTGCCGCAGGACTCGCTGCGCACCGTGGTCGCCGAGCTCGGCCAGGGCTTCCAGGACACCGCGCAGCCGCTGCAGCAGCTTCTCGACACCTCCGGCGAGTTCACCAGGGCCGCGACCGATGCGCTGCCGCAGACGACCGCGCTGATCCGGGACGCCCGGCCGGTGCTGACCACCCAGAACGAGATCGCGCCGCAGTTCCGCGAGTTCGCCGGCGGCCTGCGGGAGATCACCGAGCAGCTCCGGGAGTCCGACCCGGATCTCCGCCGGATCATCGACGACGGACCGCGGACCGGTGAACAGCTCAGCGCGCTGATCCGGGAGAGCGGACCGGGGCTGGGCGAGTCGGTCGCGAACCTGCGGACCGTCGCCGAGCTGCTCGAGCCCCGGCAGGCCGGGCTGCGCCAGATCCTGGTGACCTATCCCGGACTGGTCGCCATCGCGCCGAAGGTCGTGCCCGGCGACGGGACGGCCCATCTCGGCCTGGTCGTGAACCTGTTCGACCCGCCGGTGTGCACCCGCGGCTACCAGGGGACGGCCAACCGCGGCGGGCTCGACGTGAGCGAGACACCGGTCAACGAGGAGGCCCGCTGCGCCGAGCCCCCCGGCAGCCCCACCTCGGTCCGCGGGATGCAGAATGTGCCCAGGCCGGAGCCACTGGCGGTGCAGGACTACTCCGGTAACTCCGGGCACCCGAGCTTCGGCGGGGGACCGGTGGACCGGCCCCGCGACGTCGGGCCCGCGCCCCGGCCGAACGCCGGTTCGCTCGGCGACGACGCGGTCCGCCGGACCAGTGGCCCCGATCTGGTCTCCGACGCCGCCCAGATCCTGCTGGGTGGTTGA
- a CDS encoding MCE family protein has product MLGNLDQLVGSLDDSKDDINRALDSVNRLSATLADRRGQIRTALNDISPGLRELEAQRAQLVGMLQALDRLSGVATDVVNRSRDDLIADLEALRPILRNLADSGQDLPNSLELLLTIPFTDAATDAVAGDYANLYVKLDLDLGSVLRNILNTRQSGLPLDPAQLAQLPPTAQLLTPLLGGEAPVAPPVPGVPQLPLLGPEQPAPAPAPEDGAATPAPPGSTQPPSPTPTPAPESSRGGLLGGLFGGGS; this is encoded by the coding sequence CTGCTGGGCAACCTGGACCAGCTGGTCGGCTCGCTCGACGACAGCAAGGACGACATCAACCGCGCCCTGGACAGCGTGAACCGGCTGTCCGCGACGCTGGCCGACCGGCGCGGACAGATCCGCACCGCGCTCAACGACATCAGCCCCGGCCTGCGCGAGCTGGAGGCCCAGCGGGCCCAGCTGGTCGGCATGCTGCAGGCGCTCGACCGGCTCTCCGGGGTCGCGACCGACGTGGTCAACCGCTCCCGCGACGACCTCATCGCCGATCTGGAGGCGCTGCGGCCGATCCTGCGCAACCTGGCCGACTCCGGGCAGGACCTGCCGAACTCGCTGGAACTCCTGCTCACGATCCCGTTCACGGACGCGGCGACCGACGCCGTCGCGGGTGACTACGCGAACCTGTACGTGAAGCTCGATCTCGACCTGGGATCGGTGCTGCGCAACATCCTGAACACCCGCCAGTCCGGGCTGCCGCTGGACCCGGCCCAGCTGGCCCAGCTCCCGCCGACCGCGCAGCTGCTCACCCCGCTGCTCGGCGGCGAGGCCCCGGTCGCCCCGCCGGTGCCCGGAGTGCCGCAGCTGCCGCTGCTCGGGCCGGAGCAGCCGGCACCGGCTCCCGCCCCGGAGGACGGGGCCGCGACGCCGGCACCGCCCGGCTCGACCCAGCCGCCGTCCCCGACCCCGACACCGGCTCCCGAGTCGAGCCGCGGCGGCCTGCTCGGCGGGCTCTTCGGAGGTGGATCGTGA
- a CDS encoding MCE family protein has product MGGWANDRRAIQLGALVAVVAVLAATAVWMITSGGGRPVTAYFTNAAALFEDNDVRVLGVPVGKIDRITPEGDRVRVDMTITDDDVRLPADVRAAVISPSLVTGRYVQLTPVWTGGPEWDGSPIPLERTAFPLGVDDLTRTATELSRALGPQGANADGSLNDVLDVAAQNLDGNGRALNDTIRNLGGLSATLSGSSDDLFGTVTELQKFVATLRENDPGVRELNERLADVTGFLAGQRGELGGALQELSFALGEVSGFVEDNRGALRSNVDRLANVTQEVVDHQRALAEIADSAPAALGNLANIYNGSSETLDTRANINELAYPAPVIVCELLRRTGATIPGDLLEPVTGLCGDLAPILDGIVPLPSPQEIITQLQQGGPAGNAAVPQLLPGSPLSLTDPGSQLRDPGTAPPPEPGPAPDAAPTPSTPATPAPSSGRQATPTPVPEQQERRGGLLGGLFGGGS; this is encoded by the coding sequence ATGGGCGGCTGGGCGAACGACCGCCGCGCGATCCAGCTCGGCGCACTGGTCGCCGTGGTCGCCGTGCTCGCGGCCACCGCGGTCTGGATGATCACCTCCGGCGGTGGCCGCCCGGTCACCGCGTACTTCACCAACGCGGCCGCGCTGTTCGAGGACAACGACGTCCGGGTGCTCGGCGTGCCGGTCGGCAAGATCGACCGGATCACGCCGGAGGGCGACCGGGTGCGGGTCGACATGACCATCACCGACGACGACGTCCGGCTCCCGGCCGACGTGCGGGCCGCGGTGATCTCGCCGAGCCTGGTCACCGGCCGGTACGTGCAGCTGACCCCGGTCTGGACCGGCGGTCCGGAGTGGGACGGCTCGCCGATCCCGCTGGAGCGGACCGCGTTCCCGCTGGGCGTCGACGACCTCACCCGGACCGCGACCGAGCTGTCCCGGGCGCTGGGCCCGCAGGGCGCCAACGCCGACGGCTCGCTGAACGACGTGCTCGACGTCGCCGCCCAGAACCTGGACGGCAACGGGCGCGCCCTCAACGACACGATCCGCAACCTCGGCGGGCTCTCGGCGACGCTCAGCGGCTCCAGCGACGACCTGTTCGGCACCGTCACCGAGCTGCAGAAGTTCGTCGCCACGCTGCGCGAGAACGATCCCGGGGTGCGTGAGCTCAACGAGCGGCTCGCCGACGTCACCGGGTTCCTCGCGGGCCAGCGGGGCGAACTGGGCGGGGCGCTGCAGGAGCTCTCCTTCGCGCTCGGTGAGGTCTCCGGCTTCGTCGAGGACAACCGCGGCGCGCTGCGCTCCAACGTGGACCGGCTGGCCAACGTGACCCAGGAGGTCGTCGACCACCAGCGTGCGCTGGCCGAGATCGCCGACTCCGCGCCCGCCGCACTGGGCAACCTGGCGAACATCTACAACGGCTCGTCGGAGACGCTGGACACCCGCGCGAACATCAACGAGCTGGCCTACCCGGCCCCGGTGATCGTCTGCGAGCTGCTGCGGCGGACCGGCGCGACGATCCCGGGTGACCTGCTCGAGCCGGTCACCGGGCTCTGCGGCGATCTTGCGCCGATCCTGGACGGGATCGTCCCGCTGCCGTCGCCGCAGGAGATCATCACCCAGCTCCAGCAGGGCGGCCCGGCCGGCAACGCGGCCGTGCCGCAGCTGCTGCCCGGCTCGCCGCTGTCGCTGACCGATCCGGGCTCGCAGCTGCGTGACCCGGGTACCGCACCGCCGCCGGAGCCCGGACCGGCCCCGGACGCGGCACCGACCCCGTCGACGCCCGCCACCCCGGCACCGTCGTCGGGCAGGCAGGCCACGCCGACCCCGGTGCCCGAGCAGCAGGAGCGCCGCGGCGGTCTGCTCGGCGGCCTGTTCGGAGGTGGATCGTGA
- a CDS encoding MCE family protein: MAQVGQKRPVLVATIGLVTVVALTLAAFNFEAIFSGATRYTAEFPEAAGLQAQDRVTIAGVEAGRVQSVELEGDRVLVDFTVDDAWVGNRTTASIEIATLLGSKFLALDPRGDAEQDPAAPIGRDRTKSPFDVVDAFNELSGTIDQLDTDQLATSLDTLSDTFRDTPPEIRGALDGLSRLSTTISSRDAELKQLLANTRQLSTTLADRRGDVVKLVDDGNLLLAELQRRKDAISALLDGVRTLSVQLRGLVADNQEQLRPALETLDRVLAVLEENRDNLGEILDKEAVFIRVFGNALGNGRWFDNYLCGLLPPAIPLGGDC; the protein is encoded by the coding sequence ATGGCACAGGTGGGGCAGAAGCGGCCCGTCCTGGTCGCCACGATCGGCCTGGTGACCGTCGTGGCGCTGACACTGGCCGCGTTCAACTTCGAGGCGATCTTCTCCGGGGCGACCCGCTACACCGCGGAGTTCCCGGAGGCGGCCGGACTGCAGGCACAGGACCGGGTGACGATCGCCGGAGTCGAGGCGGGCCGGGTGCAGAGCGTCGAGCTCGAGGGTGACCGGGTGCTCGTCGACTTCACGGTGGACGACGCCTGGGTCGGCAACCGGACGACGGCCTCGATCGAGATCGCCACCCTGCTCGGCTCGAAGTTCCTCGCGCTGGACCCGCGCGGGGACGCCGAGCAGGACCCGGCCGCGCCGATCGGCCGGGACCGCACCAAGTCCCCGTTCGACGTCGTCGACGCCTTCAACGAGCTGTCCGGCACCATCGACCAGCTCGACACCGACCAGCTGGCCACCAGCCTGGACACGCTGTCGGACACCTTCCGGGACACCCCGCCGGAGATCCGCGGGGCACTCGACGGCCTGTCCCGGCTCTCGACGACGATCTCCAGCCGGGACGCCGAGCTCAAGCAGCTGCTGGCCAACACCCGGCAGCTCTCGACGACGCTGGCCGACCGCCGGGGCGACGTCGTGAAGCTGGTCGACGACGGCAACCTGCTGCTCGCCGAGCTGCAGCGCCGCAAGGACGCGATCAGTGCCCTGCTCGACGGGGTCCGGACGCTGTCGGTGCAGCTGCGCGGCCTGGTCGCGGACAACCAGGAGCAGCTGCGGCCGGCCCTGGAGACCCTGGACCGGGTGCTCGCGGTGCTGGAGGAGAACCGGGACAACCTCGGCGAGATCCTGGACAAGGAAGCGGTGTTCATCCGCGTGTTCGGCAACGCGCTCGGCAACGGCCGGTGGTTCGACAACTACCTGTGCGGGCTGCTCCCGCCGGCGATCCCGCTCGGGGGTGACTGCTGA
- a CDS encoding MCE family protein, with protein sequence MRSTKRVLQGLAFVTAIVVLIGLAIGQYAGAFSSGVPVTLNIARVGTQMQERADVKVRGLIVGEVDQVTTDGETTSIRMSMNPDMIDLIPENVEAQLLPKTLFGEKFVSLVPPVAPSTARLAAGATVPEDRSRAAIEVERVLDELLPLLETVRPQDLATTLGSLSQALQGRGDQLGETLVALNTLTEGLNPAVPDLQEDIRQLAVFADNLDAAAPDLLDAVDDLAVTSATIVEKREGLRELYRSVTGASDDLRAFLDANGENLIGVASASRPTLETLARYSPEFPCLTRQLVDLVPKINDAIRPGTDRVGVNITLEIVANKGKYLPSQDEPEFSDDRGPRCYPIPTPDGTQYPPDGPFRDGSVPGPPPAGQPMGNPEEFGVETFGTYDGTTSFDLVQDQSAENAAGLLPPLTGALGQLGIEPASHEGSVDMGVANSAGEQEVVAQLLAAQQGGSPQAVPAWSSTMVGPLLRGAEVTLT encoded by the coding sequence ATGAGATCCACGAAGAGAGTGCTGCAGGGGCTCGCTTTCGTCACCGCGATCGTGGTGCTGATCGGGCTCGCGATCGGCCAGTACGCGGGCGCGTTCTCCTCCGGCGTCCCGGTCACGCTGAACATCGCCCGGGTCGGCACCCAGATGCAGGAGCGCGCCGACGTCAAGGTGCGCGGGCTGATCGTCGGCGAGGTCGACCAGGTCACCACGGACGGCGAGACCACCAGCATCCGGATGTCGATGAACCCGGACATGATCGACCTGATCCCGGAGAACGTCGAGGCGCAGCTGCTGCCCAAGACGCTGTTCGGGGAGAAGTTCGTGTCGCTGGTCCCGCCGGTCGCCCCCTCGACCGCGCGGCTCGCCGCGGGCGCGACGGTCCCGGAGGATCGCAGCCGGGCGGCGATCGAGGTGGAGCGCGTCCTCGACGAGCTGCTGCCGCTGCTGGAGACGGTGCGACCGCAGGATCTGGCGACCACGCTCGGCTCGCTGTCCCAGGCGTTGCAGGGTCGCGGCGACCAGCTCGGCGAGACCCTGGTCGCGCTGAACACGCTGACCGAGGGGCTCAACCCGGCCGTCCCGGACCTGCAGGAGGACATCCGCCAGCTCGCGGTGTTCGCCGACAACCTCGACGCCGCCGCACCCGACCTGCTCGACGCGGTCGACGACCTGGCCGTCACCAGCGCGACGATCGTGGAGAAGCGTGAGGGGCTGCGCGAGCTCTACCGCTCGGTCACCGGCGCCTCCGACGACCTGCGCGCCTTCCTCGACGCGAACGGGGAGAACCTGATCGGCGTCGCTTCCGCCAGTCGTCCGACGCTGGAGACGCTGGCCCGCTACTCGCCGGAGTTCCCCTGCCTGACCCGCCAGCTCGTCGATCTCGTCCCGAAGATCAACGACGCGATCCGGCCGGGCACCGACCGGGTCGGCGTGAACATCACGCTGGAGATCGTCGCCAACAAGGGCAAGTACCTGCCGAGCCAGGACGAGCCCGAGTTCAGCGACGACCGCGGCCCGCGCTGCTACCCGATCCCGACCCCGGACGGCACCCAGTACCCCCCGGACGGCCCGTTCCGCGACGGTTCGGTGCCCGGCCCGCCGCCCGCCGGGCAGCCGATGGGCAACCCGGAGGAGTTCGGCGTCGAGACCTTCGGGACCTACGACGGGACGACCAGCTTCGACCTGGTGCAGGACCAGAGCGCGGAGAACGCGGCGGGCCTGTTGCCCCCGCTGACCGGCGCGCTCGGGCAGCTCGGGATCGAGCCGGCGTCGCACGAGGGCTCGGTCGACATGGGGGTCGCCAACTCGGCCGGTGAGCAGGAGGTCGTCGCGCAGCTGCTGGCCGCCCAGCAGGGCGGCTCCCCGCAGGCCGTCCCCGCGTGGAGCAGCACGATGGTCGGCCCGCTGCTGCGCGGTGCGGAGGTGACGCTGACGTGA